A window from Vidua macroura isolate BioBank_ID:100142 chromosome 20, ASM2450914v1, whole genome shotgun sequence encodes these proteins:
- the LYRM9 gene encoding LYR motif-containing protein 9 isoform X2: MLAAAGPAMSPLPEAELVRSSVQLYRYLLRCCRRLPPGPIQQHYRHAIRQSFKVHADEDDPERIQQIIKRAIEDADWVMNKYKNQK; this comes from the exons AGCCGCCGCGGGCCCGGCCATGTCCCCGCTGCCGGAGGCGGAGCTGGTGCGCAGCTCGGTGCAGCTGTACCGGTACCTGctgcgctgctgccgccgcctGCCCCCGGGCCCCATCCAGCAGCACTACAGACACGCCATCCGGCAG AGTTTCAAAGTCCATGCTGATGAAGACGATCCTGAGCGAATCCAGCAGATCATTAAGAGAGCCATTGAAGATGCTGACTGGGTGATGAATAAA tataaaaaCCAGAAGTAG
- the NOS2 gene encoding nitric oxide synthase, inducible, with the protein MLCPWQFVFKSRAARSQYPKEKDINNNVEKNRRIHSSEKDDAKLHNPSKKQMERLPILTSAKPSEGGENLPPNDIIVSSQISGCPRHIRVRNLENGSSFLDTLHLTAKEVINCQTKACQGSLMTPKGLVRGTRNGPVPLEDLLPQAIDFLKQYYSSFKEPKIKEQLGRLEAVTKEIETTGTYHLTKDELTFAAKQAWRNAPRCIGRIQWSNLQVFDARDCKTAKEMFEHICHHIQYATNNGNIRSAITVFPHRTDGQHDFRVWNSQLIRYAGYQMPDSSVLGDPATVEFTQLCIELGWKPKYGRFDVLPLVLQANGQDPEIFELPPEIVLQVPMEHPKYEWFKELDLKWYALPAVASMLLEVGGLEFTACPFNGWYMGTEIGVRDFCDAQRYNVLKEVGRRMGLETNKLSSLWKDRAVVEINVAVLHSFQKQNVTIMDHHSASESFLKYMQSEYRVRGGCPADWVWIVPPMSGSITPVFHQEMLNYVLTPFYYYQVDAWKTHVWHDETRRPRKKEIKFSILAKAVLFASSLMRGAVATRAKVTVIYATETGKSETLANNLCSLFSCAFSTKILCMDEYNICDLEKETLLLVVTSTFGNGDSPGNGKTLKDSLLRLKLLRNKIRYAVFGLGSSMYPEFCAFAHAIDQKLAQLGASQLTPVGEGDELNGQEEAFRSWAVSAFKAACDIFNVRGRHSIQLPEIYTSEERWDPTNYRLVHDSQPMDLAKALANIHAKDVIPMKMKFRQNLQSLKSSRVTILVKLHCETNQEVHYLPGEHIGVFPGNQAELVHGIIAHVKDAPPADQTIRLETCIDGGYWASHKKIPPCTLPEALTYLLDITTPPSQQLLKKLSQLVTAEGDKQRLEVLCQSTEEYNKWKFYNSPNILEVLEEFPSAEVSTAFLLTQLPLLKPRYYSVSSSCDMTAREIHLTVAVVNYRTRDGEGPLHHGVCSTWLNTIELNETVPCFIRSANEFHLPEEPAKPCILIGSGTGIAPFRSFWLQRLYDLEHRGLRGGDVTLVFGCRHPDLDHIYREETEEMKRKGVLRDVYTAYSRLPGQEKVYVQDILQGQLEARVCEVLHGQQGHVFVCGDVRMARDVASALRALLARALRLSQQQASEYFQQLKSQKRYHEDIFGAVFPHEVKRALQPTS; encoded by the exons ATGCTGTGCCCATGGCAGTTTGTGTTCAAATCTCGTGCTGCCAGGAGCCAGTACCCCAAAGAGAAGGATATCAACAACAACGTGGAGAAAAATAGGAGGATCCATAG CTCAGAAAAGGATGATGCCAAATTGCACAATCCGAGCAAGAAGCAGATGGAGAGGCTGCCTATCCTAACTTCAGCAAAGCCCAGTGAGGGAGGAGAG AATCTCCCTCCAAATGACATCATAGTTTCAAGCCAAATATCAGGATGCCCAAGACATATAAGAGTAAGAAACTTGGAAAATGGATCCAGCTTTCTTGACACACTACACCTGACTGCAAAAGAG gTTATCAATTGCCAGACCAAAGCCTGCCAAGGGTCACTCATGACCCCAAAGGGCCTGGTGAGAGGTACCAGAAATGGGCCAGTTCCACTAGAGGATCTTTTACCTCAGGCAATAGACTTCCTCAAGCAATACTACAGTTCATTTAAAGA GCCAAAAATCAAAGAACAGCTGGGCCGGCTGGAAGCAGTGACCAAGGAGATAGAAACAACAGGAACCTACCACCTGACAAAGGATGAGCTGACCTTTGCTGCCAAGCAGGCCTGGAGGAATGCACCCAGGTGCATCGGGAGAATCCAGTGGTCCAACCTGCAG GTGTTTGATGCACGAGACTGTAAAACAGCCAAGGAAATGTTTGAGCATATCTGTCATCATATTCAGTATGCCACAAACAATGGTAATATAAG GTCAGCCATCACGGTGTTCCCGCACAGGACGGACGGGCAGCACGATTTCCGTGTGTGGAACAGCCAGCTGATCCGCTACGCTGGCTACCAAATGCCAGATAGCTCTGTCCTTGGAGACCCTGCCACTGTGGAGTTCACTCAG TTGTGCATCGAGCTTGGGTGGAAGCCGAAATATGGGCGCTTTGATGTACTTCCACTTGTTCTCCAAGCAAATGGCCAAGACccagaaatatttgaattacCTCCAGAAATTGTCCTCCAAGTGCCAATGGAGCATCCAAA GTACGAGTGGTTTAAGGAGCTGGACCTGAAGTGGTACGCGCTGCCTGCCGTGGCCAGCatgctgctggaggtgggagGGCTGGAGTTCACCGCGTGCCCTTTCAATGGCTGGTACATGGGGACAGAGATTGGAGTGCGGGACTTCTGCGACGCTCAGCGCTACAACGTCCTGAAG GAGGTAGGGAGGAGAATGGGACTGGAAACAAATAAACTGTCATCATTATGGAAGGACCGAGCTGTTGTAGAGATCAATGTGGCTGTGCTTCACAGCTTCCAG AAACAGAATGTAACCATCATGGATCACCACTCGGCCTCCGAGTCCTTCCTGAAGTACATGCAGAGCGAGTACCGCGTGCGGGGCGGCTGCCCAGCAGACTGGGTGTGGATTGTGCCTCCCATGTCAGGCAGCATAACCCCCGTGTTCCACCAAGAGATGTTGAACTATGTCCTCACTCCCTTCTATTACTACCAG GTAGATGCATGGAAAACACATGTGTGGCATGATGAGACCCGAAGgccaaggaaaaaagaaataaagtttaGCATCTTGGCAAA ggctgtgctctttGCATCCTCACTCATGCGAGGGGCAGTGGCCACCAGGGCCAAGGTCACCGTGATCTACGCGACAGAAACGGGCAAGTCGGAGACGCTCGCCAACAACCTGTGCAGCCTGTTCAGCTGTGCCTTCAGCACCAAG ATCCTCTGCATGGATGAGTACAATATTTGTGacctggaaaaagaaacacttcttTTAGTGGTTACTAGCACTTTTGGAAATGGAGATTCTCCAGGTAACGGAAAG ACCTTGAAGGACTCTTTGCTCAGACTGAAActgctgagaaataaaattag GTATGCTGTGTTTGGCCTGGGGTCCAGCATGTACCCGGAGTTCTGTGCCTTTGCTCATGCTATTGACCAAAAACTGGCCCAACTCGGGGCTTCCCAGCTCACTCCAGTGGGTGAAGGGGATGAACTCAATGGGCAAGAAGAAGCTTTCCGCAGCTGGGCAGTCAGTGCTTTCAAG GCTGCCTGTGACATTTTTAACGTCCGTGGGAGACACAGTATTCAGTTGCCTGAGATCTACACCTCTGAGGAAAGGTGGGACCCTACCAATTACAGGCTAGTGCATGACTCCCAGCCCATGGACCTGGCTAAAG CTCTTGCAAACATTCATGCCAAGGATGTAATTCCCATGAAGATGAAATTCAGGCAGAATCTTCAAAGCTTGAAGTCCAG TCGTGTCACCATTCTGGTTAAACTTCACTGTGAGACTAATCAGGAAGTGCACTACCTTCCCGGGGAGCACATCGGGGTTTTCCCAGGCAACCAGGCAGAATTAGTCCATGGCATTATTGCACATGTCAAGGATGCCCCTCCAGCTGATCAGACTATCAGGCTTGAAACCTGCATTGATG GTGGGTACTGGGCAAGTCACAAAAAGATTCCACCCTGCACATTACCCGAGGCTTTGACATACTTGCTTGATATCACCACTCCACCCTCCCAACAACTGCTAAAAAAACTCTCCCAGCTGGTGACAGCAGAAGGAGACAAGCAGAGGCTGGAGGTGTTGTGTCAG AGCACAGAAGAATACAATAAATGGAAGTTTTACAACAGCCCAAACatcctggaggtgctggaggagtTCCCCTCTGCGGAGGTCTCCACAGCTTTCCTGCTGACTCAGCTGCCACTTCTGAAGCCCAGGTACTATTCTGTCAGCTCCTCCTGTGACATGACAGCCAGAGAGATTCATCTGACAGTTGCAGTTGTAAACTACAGAACAAGAG ATGGAGAAGGGCCTTTGCACCATGGAGTCTGCAGCACGTGGCTGAACACAATAGAGCTCAATGAAACTGTTCCCTGCTTCATCCGCAG TGCTAATGAGTTCCACCTCCCGGAGGAGCCGGCCAAGCCCTGCATTCTGATCGGCTCGGGCACGGGGATTGCTCCCTTCAGGAGCTTCTGGCTGCAGCGCCTCTATGACCTGGAGCACAGAG GGCTCAGAGGAGGGGACGTGACCTTGGTGTTCGGCTGCCGGCATCCAGACCTGGATCACATCTACAgggaggagactgaggagatGAAGAGGAAGGGAGTCCTGAGAGATGTCTACACAGCTTACTCCAGACTGCCTGGCCAAGAGAAA GTCTATGTCCAGGACATcctgcaggggcagctggaggccCGCGTGTGCGAGGTGCTGCACGGGCAGCAGGGCCACGTGTTCGTGTGCGGGGACGTGCGCATGGCGCGGGACGTGGCCAGCGCGCTGCGGGCGCTGCTCGCCCGCGCCCTGCgcctcagccagcagcaggcgAGCGAGTacttccagcagctcaag AGCCAAAAGCGATACCATGAAGATATATTTGGGGCTGTGTTCCCACATGAAGTCAAAAGAGCTTTGCAACCCACCAGCTGA
- the LYRM9 gene encoding LYR motif-containing protein 9 isoform X3, translated as MSPLPEAELVRSSVQLYRYLLRCCRRLPPGPIQQHYRHAIRQSFKVHADEDDPERIQQIIKRAIEDADWVMNKYKNQK; from the exons ATGTCCCCGCTGCCGGAGGCGGAGCTGGTGCGCAGCTCGGTGCAGCTGTACCGGTACCTGctgcgctgctgccgccgcctGCCCCCGGGCCCCATCCAGCAGCACTACAGACACGCCATCCGGCAG AGTTTCAAAGTCCATGCTGATGAAGACGATCCTGAGCGAATCCAGCAGATCATTAAGAGAGCCATTGAAGATGCTGACTGGGTGATGAATAAA tataaaaaCCAGAAGTAG